In the Ipomoea triloba cultivar NCNSP0323 chromosome 6, ASM357664v1 genome, one interval contains:
- the LOC116022861 gene encoding uncharacterized protein LOC116022861: MADGNDENAMEVAYHTDTNTDEKLRREGKSRSVVWQHFTKLIREDGTYEKCKCNHCNKIFSCSSRSGTTTLLRHVTEGACPVVKLDKKEKLQTNNTSFGNTGGSSELRGVSAQWKFDHAPIEPPIDMHDELLPEGLPCVYSNGDFAGQTPSPAYGIYSQPPATKSQINGDTWMNEVRACLSKLNKLTNEQLPLGTPLKTSSAIGAPDTSIATAIKCLNEMGDIPQSSTMYLDALDIIRDPEERECFVYLNPEPRRRWLQRMLHRRHPLSYTTHV; this comes from the coding sequence ATGGCTGATGGAAATGATGAAAATGCTATGGAGGTTGCCTATCACACTGACACAAACACAGATGAGAAACTAAGAAGGGAGGGGAAGTCGAGGTCGGTAGTCTGGCAGCATTTCACAAAGCTTATAAGGGAGGATGGAACTTACGAGAAATGCAAGTGTAATCATTGTAACAAGATTTTCTCTTGTTCAAGTAGAAGTGGGACTACCACTTTACTTCGCCATGTAACTGAGGGAGCGTGTCCGGTGGTTAAGCTTGACAAAAAGGAGAAGTTACAGACAAATAATACAAGTTTTGGCAATACAGGAGGTAGTTCAGAGCTGAGGGGAGTCTCTGCTCAGTGGAAGTTTGATCATGCACCAATTGAACCGCCAATCGATATGCATGATGAGTTGTTGCCAGAGGGATTGCCGTGTGTGTACTCAAATGGCGATTTTGCTGGTCAAACGCCAAGCCCTGCTTATGGTATTTATTCTCAGCCCCCTGCTACAAAGTCTCAAATTAACGGAGACACATGGATGAATGAGGTGAGGGCTTGCTTGAGTAAACTCAACAAACTCACTAATGAACAGCTTCCTTTAGGGACACCATTAAAGACTTCATCAGCCATTGGTGCTCCTGATACCTCAATAGCTACCGCCATAAAGTGCTTGAATGAAATGGGAGATATTCCTCAATCAAGCACCATGTATCTAGACGCTCTTGACATTATCAGAGATCCAGAAGAAAGGGAATGCTTTGTTTATTTAAACCCAGAGCCGCGCAGAAGGTGGCTGCAAAGGATGTTGCACCGCCGTCATCCCTTAAGCTATACTACTCATGTTTGA
- the LOC116023052 gene encoding ABC transporter G family member 10, translated as MELPVSGGRRASYSIETRNLSYKIYSFYDGLRWKRENEKGSSKFIIKDVNCEANPGEITAIAGPSGAGKTTLLEILAGKISPVDVSGQVLVNGCPVNAKSFRRLSGYVSQEDALFPLLTVEETLMYSALLRLPGGKKEAKSRVGVLIRELGLENVADSRIGEGSNHGISGGERRRVSIGVELVHDPAVILLDEPTSGLDSSSALHVISLLKLMVSAQGKTIVLTIHQPGFRILELFDRLVLLSNGCVFHNGSLKSLETQLSFAGLHLPPRINLLEFAIDVTGTVVVQTSEALNSGRFRVKDHMVKKGMVRKEEYVRISNNSCVAAEKCRSYSNSQLDEVLILGERFCKNIFRTKQLFATRILQALVAGFILGSIFMNVDDNLGKIALQTRLGFFAFSLTFLLSSMVEGLPIFLQERKIFMRETSRGAYRVSSYVIANTIVFLPFLLMVGLLFTIPVYWLVGLRPQIDGFLYFALVVWLVVLMSNSFTACFSVLVPNFIMGTSVIAGLMGSFFLFSGYFIAKDSIPQYWIFMHYLSLFKYPFECFLINEYGGEAGKKCIEVEASSGECKMFGSGMLAKQQLRESQKWSNLGVMACFIFGYRVLCYVILWVRCYRSNRS; from the coding sequence ATGGAATTGCCGGTCTCCGGTGGCCGGAGAGCATCTTACTCCATAGAAACAAGAAACCTCAGTTACAAAATCTACAGCTTTTATGATGGTTTGAGGTGGAAGAGGGAGAATGAGAAGGGGTCTTCAAAGTTTATCATAAAGGATGTCAACTGTGAAGCAAATCCAGGGGAAATCACAGCAATTGCTGGGCCTAGTGGGGCTGGGAAAACCACACTGTTGGAGATTCTTGCTGGGAAGATATCCCCAGTTGATGTTTCTGGTCAGGTGCTTGTGAATGGGTGTCCTGTGAATGCGAAAAGCTTTCGGAGATTGTCGGGTTATGTGAGCCAAGAAGATGCACTGTTTCCTCTGCTGACAGTGGAGGAGACATTGATGTACAGTGCTCTTCTGAGGCTGCCAGGTGGGAAGAAAGAGGCCAAGAGTAGAGTTGGGGTGCTGATTAGGGAGCTTGGGTTGGAGAATGTTGCAGATTCAAGAATTGGGGAGGGATCAAACCATGGGATTTCGGGTGGGGAAAGGCGAAGAGTGTCGATTGGAGTTGAGCTGGTTCATGACCCTGCTGTCATCCTGCTTGATGAGCCAACTTCTGGCTTAGATTCATCTTCTGCACTTCATGTCATTtcactcctcaaacttatggtTTCTGCTCAGGGCAAGACTATTGTCCTCACCATTCACCAGCCCGGTTTTCGCATCCTTGAGCTCTTCGATCGCCTCGTTTTGCTGTCAAACGGATGCGTGTTTCACAACGGTTCGCTGAAATCCCTGGAAACTCAGCTCAGTTTTGCTGGGCTGCACCTTCCTCCAAGGATAAACCTGCTCGAATTCGCCATTGATGTCACCGGAACCGTCGTTGTCCAAACTTCAGAAGCCCTGAATAGCGGCCGTTTCCGTGTCAAAGATCATATGGTGAAGAAGGGGATGGTGAGAAAAGAGGAGTATGTTAGAATTTCTAATAACTCCTGTGTTGCTGCAGAGAAGTGTAGAAGCTACTCGAATTCTCAATTGGATGAGGTTCTGATTCTGGGAGAAAGGTTCTGCAAGAACATATTCAGAACCAAACAGCTGTTTGCAACAAGGATCTTGCAGGCACTTGTGGCAGGCTTCATACTAGGATCAATCTTCATGAATGTTGATGACAACCTAGGAAAGATTGCGCTGCAAACCCGGCTAGGCTTCTTCGCGTTCAGCCTAACATTCCTGCTCTCCTCCATGGTAGAAGGCCTGCCAATTTTCCTGCAGGAGAGGAAAATCTTCATGAGGGAAACCTCGAGGGGAGCCTACCGTGTGTCCTCATATGTCATAGCAAACACCATTGTTTTCCTGCCATTCCTCTTGATGGTAGGCCTTCTGTTCACCATCCCGGTCTACTGGCTCGTGGGACTTAGGCCTCAGATCGACGGGTTCCTCTACTTCGCCCTCGTGGTTTGGCTAGTCGTGCTGATGTCCAACTCGTTCACCGCCTGCTTCAGCGTCCTGGTGCCTAATTTCATCATGGGAACATCTGTGATTGCAGGGCTGATGGGGTCTTTCTTCCTGTTCTCGGGCTATTTCATCGCGAAAGACAGCATCCCTCAGTACTGGATCTTCATGCACTACTTGAGCCTGTTTAAGTACCCGTTCGAGTGCTTCTTGATCAATGAGTATGGAGGGGAAGCAGGGAAGAAATGCATAGAAGTTGAGGCTTCTTCAGGTGAGTGCAAGATGTTTGGGAGTGGAATGTTGGCAAAGCAGCAGCTTAGAGAGTCACAGAAATGGAGCAATTTGGGTGTGATGGCATGTTTTATCTTTGGTTACAGAGTGTTGTGTTATGTGATTTTGTGGGTTAGATGTTACAGATCAAACAGAAGTTAA